The following coding sequences are from one Humulus lupulus chromosome X, drHumLupu1.1, whole genome shotgun sequence window:
- the LOC133805242 gene encoding probable sucrose-phosphate synthase 1 → MAGNDWVNSYLEAILDVGPGLDDAKSSLLLRERGRFSPTRYFVEEVITGYDETDLHRSWVRAAATRSPQERNTRLENMCWRIWNLARKKKQLEGEEVQRIANRRLEREKGRSEATADMSEDLSEGEKGDTVSDMSAHGDSTRRGTMPRNSSVDVMENLAKQLKEKKLYIVLISLHGLIRGENMELGRDSDTGGQVKYVVELARALGSMPGVYRVDLLTRQIAAPDVDWTYGEPTEMLNPKTSENTTHELGESGGAYIVRVPFGPKDKYVAKELLWPHIPEFVDRALIHISHMSRVLGEQVGGGQPVWPIAIHGHYADAGDAAALLSGALNVPMLFTGHSLGRDKLEQLLKQGRQSIEEINTTYKIMRRIEAEELSLDASEIVITSTRQEIEEQWRLYDGFDPVIERKLRARIKRGVHCHGRFMPRMIVIPPGMEFHHIAPQEGDVDGELERNEDNAASPDPPIWSEIMRFFSNPRKPMILALARPDPKKNITTLVKAFGECRPLRELANLTLIMGNRDNIDEMPSTNSSVLLSILKLIDKYDLYGQVAYPKRHKQSDVPEIYRLAAKTKGVFINPAFIEPFGLTLIEAAAYGLPTVATKNGGPVDILRVLDNGLLVDPHDQQAISDALLKLVSDKQLWARCRQNGLKNIHLFSWLEHCKTYLTRIASCKQRQPQWQSDAENENARSDSPGDSLRDIQDLSLNLKLSLDGEKTEGGGTTDNALDAEETESDRKNKIENAVSTFSRGIFGGSQKYSYVEKEDIFPAFRRRKHVFVISVDCNTTLELLDIIEKVVEAAGKDKDVGSIGIILSTSLTISELYSLLISGGFSPSDFDAFICNSASELYYPSFNSEDSPSGLPYMVDLDYRLHTDYRWGGQDLRKTLVRWASSVNNIKGNQQIISEDESGSTPQCYAFQVDDPSLIPPVEEVQKLMRYQALRCRVLLCQNGTKLNVIPGTASRAQALRYLYVRWGMDLASVVVFVGESGDTDYEGLIGGIHKTVILKGVGNGSRILHANRSYPLEHVVTFDFDSPNVVETEVGNIRTSLGKLGVLKY, encoded by the exons ATGGCGGGCAATGATTGGGTGAATAGCTACTTGGAGGCCATTCTAGACGTAGGGCCAGGGCTCGACGACGCCAAATCGTCTCTGCTTCTTAGAGAAAGAGGTCGTTTCAGCCCCACTCGTTATTTCGTTGAGGAGGTCATCACCGGTTACGATGAAACCGATCTCCACCGCTCCTGGGTTCGA GCTGCGGCGACGAGGAGTCCGCAAGAGAGAAATACCAGGTTGGAGAACATGTGCTGGAGGATTTGGAATTTGGCTCGCAAAAAGAAGCAG CTGGAGGGAGAGGAAGTTCAGCGAATAGCAAATCGACGTCTTGAACGGGAAAAGGGCCGAAGTGAAGCAACGGCTGATATGTCAGAAGACTTATCAGAAGGAGAAAAAGGAGACACTGTCAGTGATATGTCAGCCCATGGTGACAGCACCAGAAGAGGAACAATGCCAAGAAATAGTTCTGTTGATGTGATGGAAAACTTGGCGAAGCAGCTCAAAGAAAAGAAACTATACATTGTGCTAATAAG TCTTCATGGCTTGATACGTGGTGAGAACATGGAGCTTGGTCGTGATTCTGATACAGGTGGCCAG GTTAAGTATGTAGTAGAACTTGCCAGGGCTTTAGGTTCAATGCCAGGGGTTTATAGAGTTGATTTACTTACAAGACAAATAGCAGCTCCAGATGTGGACTGGACTTATGGTGAACCAACAGAAATGCTAAATCCAAAAACATCTGAGAATACAACGCATGAGCTTGGAGAGAGTGGTGGGGCTTACATAGTTCGGGTACCATTTGGCCCAAAGGATAAATATGTAGCAAAAGAGCTTCTTTGGCCTCACATTCCTGAATTTGTTGACCGTGCACTCATCCACATTTCTCATATGTCCAGAGTTCTGGGTGAGCAAGTTGGTGGTGGGCAACCAGTTTGGCCTATAGCAATTCATGGACATTATGCAGATGCAGGTGATGCTGCTGCTCTTCTGTCTGGAGCATTGAATGTGCCAATGCTCTTTACTGGTCACTCACTGGGAAGAGATAAGCTTGAACAATTATTAAAGCAAGGACGTCAGTcaatagaagaaataaatacaacatacaaaataatgcGGCGGATTGAAGCTGAGGAGCTATCCCTTGATGCCTCTGAAATTGTTATCACCAGCACCAGACAGGAGATAGAAGAACAATGGCGATTGTATGATGGCTTTGATCCAGTAATAGAACGCAAATTGAGAGCAAGAATAAAAAGGGGTGTTCATTGTCATGGCAGATTCATGCCTCGCATGATT GTAATTCCTCCTGGAATGGAATTTCATCATATTGCTCCTCAAGAGGGGGATGTAGATGGTGAACTGGAAAGAAATGAAGATAATGCTGCTTCCCCTGATCCACCAATTTGGTCAGAG ATCATGCGTTTCTTTTCCAATCCACGCAAGCCTATGATACTTGCACTTGCAAGACCAGATCCTAAAAAGAATATCACGACTCTAGTCAAAGCATTTGGAGAGTGTCGCCCACTGAGAGAGCTCGCTAATCTt ACGCTAATAATGGGAAACCGTGACAATATTGACGAAATGCCTAGCACAAATAGCTCTGTGCTTCTTTCAATTCTTAAGTTGATTGACAAATATGATCTATATGGTCAAGTTGCATATCCTAAACGTCATAAGCAATCTGATGTCCCTGAAATCTATCGTCTAGCAGCAAAAACAAAG GGTGTTTTCATAAATCCAGCCTTCATTGAGCCATTTGGACTTACTTTAATTGAG GCAGCAGCTTATGGATTACCTACTGTTGCCACCAAAAACGGGGGTCCTGTGGATATTCTTAGG GTTCTTGACAATGGTCTACTGGTTGACCCCCATGATCAACAAGCAATTTCGGATGCCCTTCTGAAGCTTGTTTCAGATAAGCAACTCTGGGCAAGATGTAGGCAGAATGGActgaaaaatattcaccttttctCGTGGCTAGAGCACTGTAAGACATACCTAACTCGAATTGCCAGTTGCAAACAACGACAGCCTCAGTGGCAGAGTGATGCTGAAAATGAGAACGCACGATCAGATTCACCCGGTGATTCCTTGAGAGATATACAGGACCTCTCCCTCAACCTGAAGCTTTCATTGGATGGTGAGAAAACTGAAGGGGGTGGTACGACTGATAATGCTTTAGATGCTGAAGAGACCGAGTCTGATCGAAAGAACAAGATAGAGAATGCTGTTTCTACATTTTCGAGGGGAATTTTTGGGGGCAGCCAAAAGTATTCATATGTAGAGAAAGAAGATATATTTCCAGCATTCAGGAGGAGGAAGCATGTTTTTGTTATCTCTGTGGATTGTAACACAACCTTGGAGTTACTTGATATCATTGAAAAAGTTGTTGAGGCAGCGGGGAAAGACAAGGATGTAGGGTCCATTGGTATCATATTGTCGACATCCTTAACCATATCTGAACTTTACTCTCTTCTAATCTCAGGAGGTTTTAGCCCGTCAGATTTCGATGCTTTTATCTGCAACAGTGCTAGCGAGCTCTACTATCCATCTTTCAACTCTGAGGATAGTCCTTCTGGTCTTCCCTACATGGTTGACTTGGACTACCGTTTACACACTGACTACCGATGGGGTGGACAAGACTTGAGGAAGACTTTGGTTCGTTGGGCTTCGTCTGTCAATAATATAAAGGGAAATCAACAAATTATTTCAGAAGATGAATCTGGATCAACCCCTCAGTGTTATGCATTCCAAGTGGATGACCCCTCGTTG ATCCCTCCTGTCGAGGAAGTACAGAAACTTATGAGATATCAAGCTCTTCGATGCCGTGTCTTACTCTGTCAAAATGGTACGAAGCTCAATGTCATCCCTGGCACGGCTTCCAGAGCTCAAGCCCTTAg GTACCTTTATGTGCGATGGGGTATGGACTTGGCGAGTGTTGTGGTGTTCGTGGGAGAAAGTGGGGACACAGATTATGAAGGATTGATTGGTGGGATTCACAAGACCGTGATATTGAAGGGAGTTGGCAACGGCTCTCGTATACTCCATGCTAACAGGAGTTATCCTCTAGAGCATGTGGTTACATTCGACTTCGACAGTCCTAACGTTGTTGAGACTGAAGTTGGCAACATAAGAACATCTCTGGGGAAACTGGGGGTTCTCAAGTATTAG